A stretch of Pogona vitticeps strain Pit_001003342236 chromosome 5, PviZW2.1, whole genome shotgun sequence DNA encodes these proteins:
- the PGCKA1 gene encoding PDCD10 and GCKIII kinases-associated protein 1: protein MGCRCCKMIQSYIFDPQEVQPSGYVNEINYKPDEQDGGKFKCKQNNDVQPHNDHLQKAEIQPAANRHKLNNTKGAAQNHRSTFFHEEELGNSVEKCNGVHSYPNPNTNQSRESSTHVYSGQLSDSSAKRISQPQTCDNHEIPNIEVCRKLPSETTENFHYEEFQSTGENISSHQSAILDMQGNGAHPPGPSYPKNASHAGKLKAAGSKSASNHSYIDQNIECTAGTKQSRDLPWCEPQRSDSGDKACRTGPLNACFKNKTSSDAPYPQAKTDVQQEAEYDCHEEVNGEVEEEDADVAEALAALEAATAGEDSEEDEKY from the exons ATGGGGTGCAGGTGCTGTAAAATGATACAAAG CTACATCTTTGATCCTCAAGAAGTGCAGCCATCTGGATACGTCAATGAAATAAACTACAAGCCAGATGAGCAAGATGGAGGCAAATTCAAATGTAAGCAAAACAATGACGTTCAGCCACATAATGATCACTTGCAGAAAGCTGAGATACAACCAGCAGCAAATAGACACAAACTGAACAACACTAAGGGTGCTGCTCAGAATCACAGAAGCACCTTTTTTCATGAGGAAGAACTTGGGAACTCTGTTGAAAAGTGCAATGGGGTACATTCCTATCCCAATCCCAACACAAACCAAAGTAGAGAGAGCAGCACACACGTCTACTCTGGCCAGCTTTCAGATTCTTCAGCCAAAAGGATCTCCCAGCCACAGACATGTGACAACCATGAGATTCCTAACATTGAAGTTTGTCGAAAGTTACCTTCAGAGACAACAGAAAATTTCCACTATGAAGAATTTCAGAGTACAGGCGAAAACATTTCTTCCCATCAAAGTGCCATACTGGACATGCAAGGCAATGGTGCACATCCACCTGGACCCAGTTATCCTAAGAATGCCAGCCATGCTGGGAAACTAAAAGCTGCTGGAAGTAAAAGTGCATCGAACCACAGCTACATAGACCAAAACATAGAATGCACAGCTGGGACCAAACAGAGTAGGGACCTACCATGGTGTGAGCCTCAACGCTCTGATTCAGGAGATAAAGCCTGTAGGACAGGCCCTTTAAATGCTTGTTTCAAGAACAAAACATCCAGTGATGCCCCATATCCACAAGCCAAGACAGATGTTCAACAAGAAGCTGAGTATGATTGCCATGAAGAGGTGAATGGAGAAGTAGAGGAGGAAGATGCAGATGTAGCAGAGGCTCTTGCAGCACTTGAGGCTGCCACAGCTGGAGAAGATTCTGAGGAGGATGAGAAATACTAG